From the genome of Streptomyces sp. V1I1, one region includes:
- a CDS encoding septum formation initiator family protein, with translation MAGQDRDRFSTATRIRLLGEQTAARVYRSQNRRQARRSRLTGRAAFLALVVCSLAVALAYPMRQYVSQRADIADQERRMADAEEQVERLRDEKARLQDDMYIRRLAREHLHLVLPGETGYIMINPEAAEKRRTEEGATDRPWYSNVWDGVDNADRTK, from the coding sequence ATGGCCGGGCAGGACCGCGATCGGTTCTCCACCGCGACCAGGATTCGGCTGCTCGGCGAGCAGACCGCGGCTCGCGTCTACCGGTCGCAGAACCGCAGGCAGGCCCGCCGCTCCCGGCTCACCGGCCGCGCGGCCTTTCTGGCCCTGGTGGTCTGCTCGCTGGCCGTCGCGCTCGCCTATCCGATGCGGCAGTACGTCTCCCAGCGCGCCGACATCGCCGACCAGGAGCGGCGGATGGCGGACGCCGAGGAGCAGGTAGAGCGGCTGAGGGACGAGAAGGCGCGGCTCCAGGACGACATGTACATCCGGCGCCTCGCCCGCGAGCACCTGCATCTCGTGCTGCCGGGAGAGACCGGCTACATCATGATCAACCCCGAGGCCGCCGAGAAGCGCCGCACCGAAGAGGGGGCGACCGACCGCCCCTGGTACTCGAACGTCTGGGACGGCGTCGACAACGCCGACCGCACCAAGTAG
- a CDS encoding nucleoside triphosphate pyrophosphohydrolase, whose translation MTTEAPVAPGRIVLLTASHRVAPGLLSWPAWQTLHAADRVLCADGAHPQLPYLREAGVAVEITAVTAQELVDACAGGRTVVVVPSGEGDTALTDGLARLAGSGRVQMPDLELLPGSYDLPGARLLDLVQVMDRIRAECPWSSTQTHKGLAKYGIEEAYELVEAIEDGDRDELREELGDVLLQVIFHARIAQEGRDEDGAEAFSIDDVAGTIVEKLIHRHPHVFGDEHAETPEDVKEHWLRTKAIEKQRDSVTDGVPLGQPGLALAAKLAGRVRTAGLDVPLPAGPGTGYELLALAVRAEESGTDPEAALRAAARAYRDAIRAAEGQE comes from the coding sequence GTGACCACAGAAGCACCAGTCGCCCCCGGCCGAATCGTTCTGCTCACCGCAAGCCACCGCGTCGCGCCCGGGCTGCTGTCCTGGCCCGCGTGGCAGACGCTGCACGCCGCCGACCGGGTGCTCTGCGCCGACGGGGCCCACCCCCAGCTGCCGTATCTCCGCGAGGCCGGTGTCGCCGTGGAGATAACGGCCGTCACCGCGCAGGAGCTGGTCGACGCCTGCGCCGGGGGGCGCACCGTCGTGGTCGTCCCCTCCGGCGAGGGCGATACGGCCCTGACCGACGGGCTCGCCCGGCTCGCCGGGTCCGGGCGGGTGCAGATGCCGGACCTGGAGCTGCTCCCCGGCTCGTACGACCTGCCCGGCGCCCGTCTCCTCGACCTCGTCCAGGTCATGGACCGGATCCGCGCCGAGTGCCCCTGGTCGTCGACCCAGACCCACAAGGGCCTCGCCAAATACGGCATCGAGGAGGCGTACGAACTCGTCGAGGCGATCGAGGACGGCGACCGCGACGAGCTGCGCGAGGAGCTCGGCGACGTACTCCTGCAGGTCATCTTCCACGCGCGCATCGCGCAGGAAGGCCGCGATGAGGACGGGGCCGAGGCGTTCTCCATCGACGACGTCGCCGGGACGATCGTCGAGAAGCTCATCCACCGCCACCCGCACGTCTTCGGCGACGAGCACGCCGAGACGCCGGAGGACGTGAAGGAGCACTGGCTCCGCACGAAGGCGATCGAGAAGCAGCGCGACTCCGTGACGGACGGCGTGCCGCTGGGCCAGCCCGGCCTCGCCCTCGCCGCGAAACTCGCGGGCCGGGTCCGTACCGCCGGCCTCGACGTCCCGCTCCCCGCCGGCCCGGGCACCGGCTACGAACTGCTCGCCCTGGCCGTCCGGGCGGAGGAGTCCGGCACCGACCCCGAGGCCGCCCTGCGCGCAGCGGCCCGCGCCTACCGGGACGCGATCCGCGCCGCCGAGGGGCAGGAGTGA
- a CDS encoding SurA N-terminal domain-containing protein, whose protein sequence is MHRRRRTALTVSAALLVAAPLLAACGSEAHPGAAAVVGGERIEVSTVQAKVKDVRAAQQRSPQSAQLIKDSGQLSRAKLYDLIVERVVQRAADDAGVEVSRKEIQDGRAALVQQSGGEEQLAAMYLQQRGVAPDQLGDVVRRDILVSKLAEALGATNTPEGQQKLNQAFTTAAKALDIDVNPRFGTWDDRKLELGNYKAPWITQVSKEPEPVEAGA, encoded by the coding sequence TTGCACCGCCGCCGTCGCACCGCGCTCACCGTCTCAGCCGCGCTGCTCGTCGCCGCGCCCCTCCTCGCCGCCTGCGGCAGTGAGGCTCACCCAGGGGCCGCCGCCGTCGTCGGTGGGGAGCGGATCGAGGTGTCCACCGTCCAGGCGAAGGTGAAGGACGTGCGTGCCGCCCAGCAGCGCTCCCCCCAGTCCGCCCAGCTCATCAAGGACAGCGGGCAGCTCAGCCGCGCCAAGCTCTACGACCTGATCGTCGAGCGGGTCGTCCAGCGCGCCGCCGACGACGCCGGGGTCGAGGTCAGCCGCAAGGAGATCCAGGACGGGCGGGCCGCCCTCGTGCAGCAGTCCGGTGGCGAGGAGCAGCTCGCGGCCATGTATCTGCAGCAGCGCGGCGTGGCCCCCGACCAGCTGGGCGACGTCGTACGCCGCGACATCCTGGTCAGCAAGCTCGCCGAAGCCCTCGGCGCGACCAACACCCCCGAGGGCCAGCAGAAGCTGAACCAGGCATTCACCACCGCCGCCAAGGCGCTGGACATCGACGTCAACCCCCGCTTCGGCACCTGGGACGACCGGAAACTCGAGCTCGGCAACTACAAGGCCCCGTGGATCACCCAGGTCAGCAAGGAGCCGGAGCCCGTCGAGGCGGGTGCGTAA
- a CDS encoding Ppx/GppA phosphatase family protein has protein sequence MTRVAAIDCGTNSIRLLVADADPATGELADLDRRMTIVRLGQGVDRTGRLAPEALERTFAACREYAAVIKKHGAEKIRFVATSASRDASNRDDFVRGVLDILGVEPEVITGDEEAEFSFTGATRELPGHEERLVVDIGGGSTEFVVGHEEVEAARSVDIGCVRLTERHIRHDPPTPAEVAAIRADIEAALDLAEETVPIREAQTLVGLAGSVTTVAAIALGLDEYDPTRIHHSRIPYTRVKAISDALLKADHEQRAAHPAMHPGRVDVIGAGALVLLAIMERIGVPEVVVSEHDILDGIAWSIA, from the coding sequence GTGACCCGGGTCGCCGCCATCGACTGCGGTACGAACTCCATCCGGCTGCTTGTCGCCGACGCGGACCCGGCCACCGGTGAGTTGGCCGATCTCGACCGGCGGATGACGATTGTCCGGCTCGGCCAGGGCGTGGACCGGACCGGGCGCCTCGCACCCGAGGCGCTGGAGCGGACCTTCGCGGCCTGCCGCGAGTACGCCGCAGTGATCAAGAAGCACGGCGCGGAGAAGATCCGCTTCGTGGCCACCTCCGCCTCGCGCGACGCGTCCAACCGGGACGACTTCGTCCGCGGAGTGCTCGACATCCTGGGCGTCGAACCCGAGGTGATCACCGGGGACGAGGAGGCGGAGTTCTCCTTCACCGGCGCCACGAGGGAGCTGCCGGGCCATGAGGAGCGCCTGGTGGTGGACATCGGCGGCGGCTCGACCGAGTTCGTCGTCGGCCATGAGGAGGTCGAGGCCGCGCGGTCCGTGGACATCGGCTGCGTACGGCTGACCGAGCGGCACATCCGGCACGACCCGCCGACGCCCGCTGAGGTCGCCGCGATTCGCGCCGACATCGAGGCCGCGCTCGACCTCGCCGAGGAGACCGTCCCGATCCGCGAGGCGCAGACCCTGGTCGGCCTCGCCGGGTCGGTGACGACGGTGGCGGCGATCGCGCTCGGTCTCGACGAGTACGACCCGACGAGGATCCACCACTCGCGGATCCCGTACACCCGGGTCAAGGCGATCAGCGACGCGCTGCTGAAGGCCGACCACGAGCAGCGAGCCGCACACCCGGCGATGCACCCGGGGCGGGTTGACGTCATCGGGGCCGGGGCGCTCGTACTGCTCGCGATCATGGAGCGGATCGGGGTGCCGGAGGTGGTCGTGAGCGAGCACGACATCCTGGACGGGATCGCCTGGTCGATCGCTTAG
- a CDS encoding GtrA family protein, whose amino-acid sequence MTVQVQLVRFALVGVVNTGTYYGLYLALLTWLPYVAAHVVAFALSMVGSFFLTSYFTYRTRPTWRKFLLFPLTNAANFVVTTSGVYLLVDVLHFGSRYAPLIAAGAAVPITFVVSRTIMLRPEPAPREREPERVPQA is encoded by the coding sequence ATGACGGTCCAGGTCCAGCTGGTCAGGTTCGCCCTGGTGGGGGTGGTGAACACCGGGACGTACTACGGCCTGTATCTGGCCCTGCTCACCTGGCTGCCCTATGTGGCGGCGCATGTCGTCGCCTTCGCGCTGAGCATGGTCGGGTCCTTCTTCCTGACCTCGTACTTCACATACAGGACCCGCCCCACCTGGCGGAAGTTCCTGCTCTTCCCGCTCACCAACGCGGCGAACTTCGTCGTCACCACGAGCGGCGTCTATCTCCTGGTGGACGTGTTGCACTTCGGCAGCCGCTACGCCCCGCTGATCGCGGCGGGTGCCGCGGTCCCGATCACCTTTGTCGTGTCCCGGACGATCATGCTGCGCCCGGAGCCGGCCCCGCGCGAGCGTGAGCCGGAGCGGGTACCCCAGGCGTGA
- a CDS encoding ATP-binding cassette domain-containing protein, translating into MKLEISHCTFGYRRTRRVLDGLSLTFDSGCTVLLGPNGAGKSTLLGIAATALSPASGHVSLNGLTPSSRKFRKEYRKAVGWLPQYVKPVAGLKLREQVAYAGWLKGMSRRDAWDAAAGALHRVGLAELTNRSGREVSGGQLRRLGIAQTLVHGADVVLMDEPTAGLDPHQRGVFRDLLSELSEDTSFIVSTHQTEDLADIFDTVIVLDGGVVRYQGTVPRFLAEAPPDAAPGRLAEAAYIGYISREV; encoded by the coding sequence ATGAAACTCGAGATCAGTCACTGTACTTTTGGATATCGGCGCACGCGACGCGTGCTCGATGGTCTGTCACTTACCTTTGATTCGGGCTGCACTGTCCTGCTCGGTCCTAACGGTGCAGGTAAATCCACCCTACTCGGAATCGCAGCCACGGCTCTGAGTCCTGCGTCCGGGCACGTCAGCCTCAACGGGCTGACGCCCAGCTCCAGAAAATTCCGCAAGGAATACCGCAAGGCGGTTGGCTGGCTGCCTCAGTATGTCAAACCTGTCGCTGGATTAAAGCTCCGCGAGCAGGTCGCTTATGCAGGCTGGCTGAAGGGCATGAGCAGGCGGGATGCGTGGGATGCCGCCGCAGGCGCGCTCCATCGCGTTGGACTGGCGGAACTCACGAACCGAAGTGGGCGTGAGGTGTCCGGCGGTCAGTTGAGGCGTCTCGGGATTGCGCAGACGCTTGTTCATGGCGCTGACGTCGTCCTCATGGACGAACCGACGGCTGGGCTGGATCCGCACCAGCGTGGCGTATTCCGCGATCTCCTGTCAGAGCTTTCCGAGGACACGAGTTTCATCGTTTCCACTCATCAGACGGAAGACCTGGCGGACATATTCGATACGGTGATCGTGCTGGACGGAGGGGTAGTTCGCTACCAAGGAACAGTTCCTCGCTTCCTTGCCGAAGCGCCCCCCGATGCTGCTCCAGGGCGGCTGGCCGAGGCTGCGTACATCGGGTATATAAGCAGGGAGGTCTGA
- a CDS encoding transglycosylase family protein: protein MLFSSKGKHRRPNVFNRTTRFAAIAGVTGAAVAAPLLGATSASAATTSEWDQVAQCESGGNWSINTGNGYYGGLQFSPSTWAAYGGTQYAASADQASKSQQIAVAEKVLAGQGKGAWPNCGVNLSNAANDGAADAGTTQPAQPKRAEVPTTRSERPAAPAKPDAKAKGFKKGDGEYKVKAGDTLGKIAETEKVKGGWQKLFDLNKDIIDDADVIYPGQQLHLS from the coding sequence ATGCTGTTCTCCAGCAAGGGCAAGCACCGTCGCCCGAACGTTTTCAATCGGACTACGCGTTTCGCCGCCATCGCCGGCGTCACCGGTGCGGCCGTCGCCGCCCCGCTCCTCGGCGCCACCTCGGCGTCCGCCGCGACCACCTCCGAGTGGGACCAGGTCGCCCAGTGCGAGTCCGGCGGCAACTGGTCCATCAACACCGGCAACGGCTACTACGGCGGCCTGCAGTTCTCGCCCTCCACCTGGGCCGCGTACGGCGGCACGCAGTACGCCGCGAGCGCCGACCAGGCCTCCAAGTCCCAGCAGATAGCGGTCGCCGAGAAGGTCCTGGCCGGCCAGGGCAAGGGCGCGTGGCCGAACTGCGGCGTCAACCTGTCCAACGCCGCGAACGACGGCGCCGCCGACGCCGGCACCACGCAGCCGGCGCAGCCGAAGCGTGCCGAGGTTCCCACCACCCGCTCCGAGCGCCCCGCCGCCCCGGCGAAGCCCGACGCGAAGGCCAAGGGCTTCAAGAAGGGCGACGGCGAGTACAAGGTCAAGGCCGGCGACACCCTCGGCAAGATCGCCGAGACCGAGAAGGTCAAGGGCGGCTGGCAGAAGCTGTTCGACCTGAACAAGGACATCATCGACGACGCGGACGTCATCTACCCGGGCCAGCAGCTCCACCTGAGCTGA
- a CDS encoding Scr1 family TA system antitoxin-like transcriptional regulator: MQALAARASGFLSLEAIATQLHAYEWEVVPGLLQTEAYVRAIHQRAHAGIGSTEIDRLVEVRMTRQQVLRRAQAPLKVTAIVNESVLRRRVGQRSGDAGGFLCAIQDGRPHRLIPPTTRGRPPGRPRMPPRVTPGVPAPAHARAGPAPGAA; encoded by the coding sequence TTGCAGGCGCTGGCAGCCCGGGCGTCGGGGTTCCTGAGCCTTGAGGCCATCGCCACTCAGCTCCACGCCTACGAGTGGGAGGTCGTCCCCGGACTGCTGCAGACGGAGGCGTATGTCCGTGCCATTCATCAGCGTGCCCACGCCGGGATCGGCTCCACGGAGATCGACCGTCTCGTCGAAGTCCGCATGACGCGGCAGCAGGTCCTGCGCCGGGCGCAGGCGCCGTTGAAGGTCACCGCAATCGTCAACGAATCCGTGCTACGCCGCCGAGTGGGCCAACGCTCAGGTGATGCTGGTGGATTCCTCTGCGCCATCCAGGACGGCCGACCCCACCGACTGATCCCGCCTACGACAAGGGGGCGGCCACCAGGCCGCCCCCGAATGCCTCCCCGCGTCACGCCTGGGGTACCCGCTCCGGCTCACGCTCGCGCGGGGCCGGCTCCGGGCGCAGCATGA
- a CDS encoding cytochrome P450 — protein MSAQPELFTWEFATDPYPAYAWLRENSPVHRTTLPSGVEAWLVTRYTDAKQALADQRLSKNPAHHDEPAHAKGKTGIPGERKAELMTHLLNIDPPDHTRLRRLVSKAFTPRRVAEFAPRVQELTDRLIDGFVEKGEADLIHEFAFPLPIYAICDLLGVPREDQDDFRDWAGMMIRHGGGPRGGVARSVKKMRGYLAELIHRKREEPGDDLISGLIRASDHGEHLTENEAAAMAFILLFAGFETTVNLIGNGVYALLRHPEQRERLQTSLAAGETELLAAGVEELLRYDGPVELATWRFATDALVVGGQRIAAGDPVLVVLAAADRDPERFADPDSLDLSRRDNQHLGYGHGIHYCLGAPLARLEGQTALATLLRRMPDLRLAGDPADLRWRGGLIMRGLRTLPVEFTARQI, from the coding sequence GTGAGCGCTCAGCCCGAGCTGTTCACCTGGGAGTTCGCCACCGACCCCTACCCCGCCTATGCGTGGCTCCGGGAAAACTCGCCGGTCCACCGGACCACCCTCCCCAGCGGGGTCGAGGCATGGCTGGTGACGCGGTACACCGATGCCAAGCAGGCCCTCGCCGACCAGCGGCTCAGCAAGAATCCCGCGCATCACGACGAGCCCGCCCACGCCAAGGGGAAGACGGGGATCCCCGGCGAGCGCAAGGCCGAGCTGATGACCCATCTGCTGAACATCGACCCGCCGGACCACACCCGGCTGCGGCGGCTGGTGTCGAAGGCGTTCACCCCGCGCCGGGTCGCCGAATTCGCCCCGCGCGTACAGGAGTTGACGGACCGGCTCATTGATGGGTTCGTGGAGAAGGGGGAGGCGGACCTGATTCATGAGTTCGCGTTCCCGCTCCCCATCTATGCCATCTGCGACTTGCTCGGCGTCCCGCGCGAGGACCAGGACGACTTCCGCGACTGGGCCGGGATGATGATCCGCCACGGCGGCGGGCCGCGCGGCGGCGTCGCCCGTTCTGTGAAGAAGATGCGGGGCTATCTCGCGGAGCTGATCCACCGAAAGCGGGAGGAGCCCGGGGACGACCTGATCTCGGGGCTGATCCGGGCCAGCGACCACGGCGAGCACCTCACCGAGAACGAGGCCGCTGCCATGGCCTTCATCCTTCTCTTCGCGGGTTTTGAAACTACCGTGAACTTGATCGGCAATGGGGTATATGCCCTGCTTCGCCATCCGGAACAGCGGGAGCGGCTCCAGACGTCCCTCGCCGCCGGTGAGACCGAGCTGCTGGCCGCCGGTGTCGAAGAACTCCTGCGCTACGACGGGCCCGTGGAACTCGCCACCTGGCGGTTCGCCACCGACGCGCTCGTCGTGGGCGGGCAGCGGATCGCGGCGGGCGATCCCGTACTCGTCGTACTCGCGGCCGCCGACCGGGACCCGGAGCGGTTCGCCGACCCGGACAGCCTCGATCTGTCCCGGCGCGACAATCAGCATCTCGGGTACGGGCACGGCATCCACTACTGCCTCGGCGCGCCCCTCGCGCGTCTTGAGGGGCAGACCGCGCTCGCCACGCTGCTCAGGAGAATGCCGGACTTGCGGCTTGCGGGCGATCCGGCCGATTTGCGGTGGCGTGGGGGTCTCATTATGCGCGGATTGCGCACCCTGCCGGTTGAGTTCACCGCTCGACAGATCTGA
- the eno gene encoding phosphopyruvate hydratase: MPSIDVVVAREILDSRGNPTVEVEVGLDDGSTGRAAVPSGASTGAFEALELRDGDQNRYQGKGVERAVLAVIEQIGPELVGYDATEQRLIDQAMFDLDATPDKSSLGANAILGVSLAVAHAASEASDLPLFRYLGGPNAHLLPVPMMNILNGGSHADSNVDIQEFMIAPIGAESFSEALRWGAEVYHTLKKVLKQKGLSTGLGDEGGFAPNLDSNRAALDLILEAIKEAGYAPGKDIALALDVAASEFYKDGSYEFEGKSRSAAEMTEYYEELVAAYPLVSIEDPLFEDDWAGWKVLTDKLGTKVQIVGDDLFVTNPERLARGIDDGAANALLVKVNQIGSLTETLDAVELAQRSGFKCMMSHRSGETEDVTIADLAVATNCGQIKTGAPARSERVAKYNQLLRIEEILDDAAVYAGRSAFPRFRYAN, from the coding sequence GTGCCGTCCATCGACGTCGTCGTAGCCCGGGAAATCCTGGACTCCCGAGGCAACCCCACGGTCGAGGTCGAGGTTGGCCTCGACGACGGCAGCACGGGTCGTGCTGCTGTTCCGTCCGGCGCCTCCACCGGTGCGTTCGAGGCTCTTGAGCTCCGCGACGGTGACCAGAACCGCTACCAGGGCAAGGGCGTCGAGAGGGCCGTCCTCGCCGTCATCGAGCAGATCGGCCCGGAACTCGTCGGGTACGACGCCACCGAGCAGCGCCTGATCGACCAGGCGATGTTCGACCTGGACGCCACCCCGGACAAGTCCTCGCTCGGCGCCAACGCGATCCTCGGCGTCTCCCTCGCCGTGGCGCACGCCGCCTCCGAGGCCTCCGACCTGCCGCTCTTCCGCTACCTGGGCGGCCCGAACGCGCACCTGCTGCCCGTTCCGATGATGAACATCCTGAACGGCGGCTCGCACGCCGACTCCAACGTGGACATTCAGGAGTTCATGATCGCCCCGATCGGCGCGGAGTCCTTCTCCGAGGCCCTGCGCTGGGGCGCCGAGGTCTACCACACCCTCAAGAAGGTCCTGAAGCAGAAGGGTCTGTCCACCGGCCTGGGCGACGAGGGCGGCTTCGCGCCGAACCTCGACTCCAACCGCGCCGCGCTGGACCTGATCCTCGAGGCCATCAAGGAAGCCGGCTACGCCCCCGGCAAGGACATCGCGCTCGCGCTCGACGTCGCCGCGTCCGAGTTCTACAAGGACGGCTCGTACGAGTTCGAGGGCAAGTCCCGCTCGGCCGCCGAGATGACGGAGTACTACGAGGAGCTCGTCGCGGCGTACCCGCTCGTCTCCATCGAGGACCCGCTGTTCGAGGACGACTGGGCCGGCTGGAAGGTCCTCACCGACAAGCTGGGCACCAAGGTCCAGATCGTCGGCGACGACCTCTTCGTCACCAATCCGGAGCGCCTCGCCCGCGGCATCGACGACGGCGCCGCGAACGCCCTGCTCGTCAAGGTCAACCAGATCGGTTCGCTGACCGAGACCCTGGACGCCGTCGAGCTCGCCCAGCGCAGCGGCTTCAAGTGCATGATGTCTCACCGCTCCGGCGAGACCGAGGACGTCACCATCGCCGACCTGGCCGTCGCCACCAACTGCGGCCAGATCAAGACCGGCGCCCCGGCCCGCTCCGAGCGCGTCGCCAAGTACAACCAGCTGCTGCGCATCGAGGAGATCCTCGACGACGCCGCGGTGTACGCGGGCCGCTCGGCGTTTCCGCGGTTTCGCTATGCGAACTAA
- a CDS encoding transglycosylase family protein, whose protein sequence is MRSGNGRHRRPRQAPALVVAAGVTGSAIAIPLLGAGSASAADASVWDRVAECESGGMWSADLGNGHYGGLQFSQETWQDFGGTDYAARADLASRSQQIAVAEKVLDAQGPAAWPGCAELAGLKNDGAATGVDPGIVPSPGQSAPVESLIPTNPSAEPTTAASAEPTAGPAGSAEPDESAGSDASLGADSGSGKHRGEAAPEQTEPGNTDNEREAGRHASRGDGSARDNAGNPDEAGETGNADAAPGEYTVRPGDSLWVIADEQKLSGGWTALYEANQQTVGADPDLILPGQSLDLGVK, encoded by the coding sequence ATGCGTTCCGGGAACGGGCGACACCGCCGACCTCGTCAGGCTCCTGCCCTTGTTGTCGCGGCAGGGGTGACGGGATCGGCCATCGCCATCCCCCTTCTCGGCGCCGGTTCGGCCTCCGCCGCCGACGCCTCCGTGTGGGACCGCGTCGCGGAGTGCGAGAGCGGCGGCATGTGGAGCGCCGACCTCGGCAACGGGCACTACGGCGGGCTTCAGTTCTCGCAGGAGACCTGGCAGGACTTCGGCGGTACGGACTACGCGGCCCGCGCCGACCTCGCCAGCCGCTCGCAGCAGATAGCGGTCGCCGAGAAGGTCCTCGACGCGCAGGGCCCCGCGGCGTGGCCCGGCTGCGCGGAACTCGCCGGCCTGAAGAACGACGGCGCCGCGACCGGCGTCGACCCGGGCATCGTGCCGTCGCCCGGGCAGAGCGCCCCGGTCGAGTCGCTCATACCCACGAACCCCTCCGCCGAGCCCACCACGGCGGCGTCTGCCGAGCCGACCGCGGGCCCTGCCGGGTCGGCCGAGCCCGACGAGTCGGCGGGCTCGGACGCGTCGCTCGGCGCCGACAGCGGCAGCGGCAAGCACCGCGGCGAGGCCGCCCCGGAGCAGACCGAGCCGGGCAATACGGACAATGAGCGCGAAGCGGGCCGCCATGCCTCGCGAGGTGACGGTTCGGCACGCGACAATGCGGGCAACCCGGATGAGGCGGGCGAGACGGGCAATGCGGACGCCGCGCCCGGTGAGTACACCGTCCGGCCGGGCGACAGTCTGTGGGTCATCGCCGACGAGCAGAAGCTCTCCGGCGGCTGGACCGCGCTCTATGAGGCGAACCAGCAGACCGTCGGCGCCGACCCCGACCTCATTCTTCCTGGCCAGAGCCTCGATCTGGGCGTGAAGTAG
- a CDS encoding glycosyltransferase family 2 protein, whose protein sequence is MLISIVVPCFNEEEIIGRFHEHVTAELSLLGQEFELVYVDDGSQDRTLPLLEEIAEADPRTRYVSFSRNFGKEAAMLAGLQHAEGDAVVIMDADLQHPPELVRRMLQLHEEGFDQVIARRTRKGDRVTRTVTARAYYWLINRLVDVELVDGVGDFRLLSRRTVDAILELTEYNRFSKGLFAWVGFRTTTFEYENALREQGRSKWSFGKLLNYGLDGLLSFNNKPLRAAVYLGLLLVTLAMAYAAWIVGVALVNGVDTPGYVTLLVAVTALSGVQMLMLGVVGEYVGRIYYEVKRRPHFLVKATNAGLPRQQEDERHKRNGELVRR, encoded by the coding sequence GTGCTGATCTCGATAGTTGTTCCGTGCTTCAACGAAGAGGAGATCATCGGCCGCTTCCATGAACATGTGACCGCAGAACTCTCCCTGCTCGGGCAGGAATTCGAGCTGGTCTATGTGGACGATGGAAGCCAGGACCGGACGCTCCCTCTCCTCGAGGAGATCGCCGAGGCCGACCCTCGTACCCGCTATGTCTCCTTCAGCCGCAACTTCGGCAAGGAGGCGGCGATGCTCGCCGGGCTCCAGCATGCCGAGGGCGACGCCGTGGTCATCATGGACGCCGACCTCCAGCACCCGCCGGAGCTGGTCAGGCGCATGCTGCAGCTTCATGAGGAGGGCTTCGACCAGGTCATCGCCCGCCGCACCCGCAAGGGTGACCGGGTCACCCGCACGGTCACCGCCCGCGCCTACTACTGGCTGATCAACCGGCTCGTCGACGTCGAACTCGTCGACGGCGTGGGCGATTTCCGGCTGCTGTCGCGCCGCACGGTGGACGCGATCCTCGAACTCACCGAGTACAACCGCTTTTCCAAAGGCCTGTTCGCCTGGGTCGGTTTCCGCACCACGACCTTCGAGTACGAGAATGCGCTGCGTGAGCAGGGCCGCTCCAAGTGGAGCTTCGGAAAACTGCTCAACTACGGCCTCGACGGCCTGCTCTCCTTCAACAACAAGCCGCTGCGGGCCGCCGTCTATCTCGGGCTGCTGCTTGTCACGCTCGCCATGGCGTATGCCGCCTGGATTGTCGGTGTCGCCCTGGTAAACGGCGTGGACACCCCCGGGTATGTCACCCTTCTGGTGGCGGTCACGGCACTCTCCGGCGTGCAGATGCTGATGCTGGGGGTGGTCGGCGAGTACGTCGGCCGTATCTACTACGAAGTGAAGCGGCGACCGCACTTCCTGGTGAAGGCCACCAACGCCGGCCTTCCGCGCCAGCAGGAAGATGAGCGGCACAAACGCAACGGGGAGCTCGTAAGACGATGA